GAGAAAGACTTATCAACTAGCAAGGACAAGCTAGCTGGCGCTAAGGCAGACTTGAGTCGTTTGAAAGAGCCTGCCTATCATAGCTATGACCGCAAGTCCCTGTCAGGTGGCAATGGCTATCATATGTATAAAAACTCCATGAATAGTATTGCGTCGATTGGTAATATCTTCCCGGTGGTGCTCTATCTGGTGGCAGCTATGGTGACCTTTACCACCATGACTCGCTTTGTCGATGAAGAGCGAACAAATGCAGGTGTCTTTAAGGCTCTAGGCTATCATAGTCGAGATATCATTCGAAAGTTTGCTCTTTACGGTTTGGTGGCGGGGAGTCTAGGTACCCTCATAGGAATTCTGTTGGGACATTATTTCTTGTCAGGTGTGATTTCTTCTATTATTACCAGAGGGATGGTGCTTTCTGCCCCTCATGCTTATTTTTATATTTCCTATAGTTTACTGGCCCTGGGACTTTCCCTTCTATCCAGTGTTCTCCCTGCCTATTTGGTGGCAAGACGGGAGTTGACAGAAGAAGCAGCTCACTTGCTTTTGCCCAAGCCACCGGTCAAAGGCTCCAAGATCTTTTTGGAAAGACTGTCCTTTATCTGGCGACATCTTAGCTTTACTCAGAAGGTCACAGCTCGCAATATCTTTCGCTATAAGCAGCGGATGTTTATGACCATCTTTGGTGTGGCGGGTTCTGTTGCCCTGCTCTTTGCCGGTTTAGGACTCCAATCTTCTATTGGTGGTATTCCCAAACGTCAGTTTGAGGAGATTCTGCGATACGACTTGATTGTCGCTGTCAATCCTGGGGAGAATCAAGCTGAGCAAGACAAGCTGAAAAAGATGTTGGCTGATGGCTCGATTGCTGATTATCAGGAGATCTATAGTGAAACCTTGACAGAGAAATACAAAGGAAAAAAAGAGACAGAGTCAGTCACTTTGATGGTTACGGACAAGGAAAATTTTGAACCGTTCATCTCGTTAGAAAGTCCCGACAAGCAGCAAAAGCTAACTCTCAAGGACGGTGCAGTGGTTTCGGATAAATTGGCCCGCATAGCTGGAGTTAGCCCCGGTGGCAGTATAGAGCTGGATGGCAAGTCTGTCAAGCTTGCAGCAGTCAATGAGAATCATTTTGGTCATTTTGCCTTCATGAAGGCAACTGACTACCAGAAAATTTACGGGAAAAAGCCCGATAAAAATACTTATCTAGTGCGGCTCAAGGACTCTTCTAGTAAAAATATTGTCGACAAGGCCAATGAATTTATGAGCCTCAAGTCTGTCAAGAGTGTTTCCCAAAATGCTAGCATGGTGAAGCAGTTCAACGTTCTAGCTGATTCTCTTAATAACACGATGCTTATTTTGGTGGTGATCTCTGTTCTTCTAGCAGTTGTCATTCTCTACAATCTGACCAATATCAATGTGGCTGAGCGGATTCGCGAGCTGTCTACCATTAAGGTTCTGGGCTTTCATAATAAGGAAGTGACACTTTATATCTATCGAGAGACCATTATTCTGTCAGTAATTGGGATGGTAGTTGGACTTCTAGGCGGTTTCTTCCTGCATCGTTTTTTGATTGAGAAGGTTGCGCCTAGCATTATCAGCTTAAACCCTCAAGTAAGTCCCTCAGTCTATCTGTTTCCTCTAACTGCAGTGACTCTTATCCTGACCTTGCTTGGCTTCTTTGTCAATTACCGTCTCAGACGGGTAGATATGCTGGAAGCACTTAAGTCTGTTGATTGATAAAAAAACACTTCAAAACTTTCACTCACTTGATGGGTGGAAGTTTTTTTGAACTTTGATATAATATTCCTTGTAAAGAAAGAGAAAGACGCACGATGACACGAAAAATTGCCTTATTATCAGATGTGCATGGGAATAGCACAGCCTTGGAAGCAGTACTGGCGGATGCGGAAAGCCAGCAGGTGACAGATTATTGGTTTTTGGGGGACTTGCTCCTGCCAGGAACCGGTCGCAGAAATATCTTAGATAGGATGGAGCAGCTGCATATCAGCCTCCAGGTCAGAGGGAATTGGGAAGACAGTCTCTGGCATGCCCTGCACCAAAAGCTGGATTTGGCTCGTCCCAGCCATCTCTACCTGACCCGGCTCTGCCATTTTGTTCTAGAGGAAATCCGTCCTGAAGAGATTGACCATATGCAGGAACTTCCTCTACAGGTCTTGACAGAAGTAGAAGGCATGAAGATTGCGGTTAGCCACCATCTGCCAGATAAGAATTGGGGGCGGGAGCTGATTCATATTGGCGAGCAGAGCGATTTCGACCGCCTTTTTGAGGGAAATGACTGCGCTATCGCTGTTTATGGTCATATTCACCAGCAGTTTCTTCGTTATGGGACTAAGGGCCAGCTGATTATCAATCCCGGCTCTATTGGTCAGCCATTCTTTCTAGATTCGGCTTTGCGCCAGGACTTGCGAGCCCAGTATGCCATTTTAGAGATTGATGAGACGGGTCTGGCTGATGTCGACCTGCGGCGCGTAGCCTACGATGTGGAGCAGGAACTGCGATTGGCTCGGGAGCTCCACTTGCCTTACTATGAGATTTATCGGGAGAGTTTGGTCAATGGTATTCACCATACCCACAACCACGACCTGCTGCGGGAAATCAGTGAGCGGGAAGGCTATGCGAATGAGATTGCAGCTTTCTTAAAGTCCAGTCGTAACTCTTGAAGTTACACCATTTTTGAGATATAATAGTGAGAGAAAATGATAAGGGAGGAGAAAAAATGCAGATTTCTAGCCGTTTTACCATTGCCACCCATATGCTGATTGTCCTGGCTTTGGAGGGAAAAAAACAAAAACTGACAAGTGATATCCTTGCTGGCAGTGTCGGCGTCAACCCAGTTATCATCCGCAAGACCCTGTCCCAGCTCAATAATGCAGGAATGATTACTGTTGCTCGTGGGACTGGAGGAGCAGAGATTGCCAAAGATTTGAAAGATATTAGTCTGTTGGACGTCTATAGTGCGGTTGAGTGTCTAGGCAAGAGCGGCCAGCTCTTTAGCTTTCATGACAAGCCCAATCCAGACTGTCCTATCGGCAAGAACATTCACAATGTCTTAGACGACCGCTTGGCGGCTATTCAGGCAGCCATGGAAGCTGAATTGGCTCAGACCAGCCTTGACGAGGTCGTTGAAGCAACCGAAAAAGAAATTAAAGAACAATCTGTTTCCCAGTGAGCAGATTGTTTTTTTTGGTGAATAATATCCCAAGATGTAATCATTGACATTACATTAAGATGTGCTATACTAGTAGATGTAATATAAATGATTATAATTTAAAATAATCTTTCGGAGCAAATAGAGATGTGGAAATCCATATCAAGGAACCTATCTCTGTTTTGAGAAAATAAAAAAAGATTGAGCAGGAAAACTGCTGACATTTAAAATTAAAGAGAGGAGAAAGTATATGACTTTTGAATATGAAAGCAAGATTTATCTAGGAGAGGTGGCACTTTATGTAGCCGACCTAGCAAGACAAAAGGATTTTTATCAGCGAGTTTTAGGTCTGGAACTTTTGGAAGAGCAGGATGGACAGGTGGCTTTGGGCAGGAACGGACAAGTGCTGGTGAGACTCTTAGTAACCAGTGACCAGCAGTCCGTTAAGTCGGCTTACGGTCTTTATCATCTGGCGCTTTTGCTTCCAAGCCGTCAAGCCTTGGCGGATATCCTGAAGCATTTATCAGAAAGTAAAGTTCCTATGGTTGGAGGGGCGGATCACGGTTATAGTGAAGCCATTTATCTGGAAGACCCAGAAGGCAACGGCATTGAGCTTTATCGGGACAAGCCTCAGGCTGATTGGGATATTCGAGAGGATGGTCGCATTATCGGAGTGACGGAAGCGCTCGCGGCTCAAGAAATCTATGAACTAGGTCAGGAAGTCCAACCGTTTAGTATTGCAGAGGGCACTCGTATGGGCCATGTCCATCTGTCTGTGAAAAATAGCAGAGCTGCCAGTCATTTTTACCAAAAGCTTCTAAGCTTGGAGGATAAATTTTCTGTACCTTCTGCTAGCTGGCTGGCATCAGGAAACTACCATCATCATTTAGCAGTTAATGAATGGGGAGGTTCTCACTTGAATCATCGCCAACCTAAGCAAATGGGACTAGCCTATTTTGAAGCGCAAGTTCAAGGAAAAGAAGAGTTAGTAGCAATTTATGAAAATGCTCTGGAGCTGCAAGCGCCAGTCCGATGGATTAGCTCCCAAGAGCTAGAAGTCACAGACCCAGATGGGATTGTGGCTAAAGTTAAGACAAGAGTGGTATAATAAGACATATCAAGAAGTTAAAAGAAAGAAAAACTATGTACAAGACTTATTATGCATCACCGATTGGCCGGATTCTCATCTTGACAGACGCAAATGCCTTGTTGGGGCTTTGGCTGGATGGCCAGAAATATTTTGGGGCAGGCTACGATTTGGAGCAAGCGCAACAGGAAGAGACAGAAGTCAGCCGACGCGTCTCTGCTTGGCTGGATGCTTATTTTAAGGGAGAAAATCCCGCGACAGATGAAATTCCATTGGCACCTCAAGTGACTGAGTTTAGAAGCAAGGTTCTGACAGTGCTGCAGAAGATTCCCTATGGACAAACGGCTACCTATTCAGACATTCTACGGAAATTACAAGCCGAGTACGGTAAGATTGGTTCTGCTAGAGCAGTCGGTGGTGCCATCGGTCATAATCCCATTTCCCTTCTGATTCCCTGCCACCGGATTGTCGGGAGTGATGGCAAGCTGACCGGTTATGCCGGCGGTCTTGATAAAAAAGCCTTTCTGTTGAAACTAGAGATGGGGGAGAAAACAATAGGATGGCTATTTTAAACTATTGATAAACTAAAAAGCACCGAATGGTGCTTTTTAACTTACTTTAAATATGGTAAAATGGATGTGATTAAAATAGGAAAAGAGTATAAAATGGCGAAAAAATCAAACGCAAATATTGGATTTGAAAAGGAACTATGGGATGCTGCAGATTCACTTCGGGGGCACATTTCAGCGTTAGAGTACAGAAAAGTTATTGTTGGTCTAATCTTTTTAAAATATGTATCAGATGCTTTTGAAGAAAAATACCAACAATTACTTGCAGAGGGTGACGGATTTGAGAATGATCCTGATGCATATTCAGAGGAGAACATTTTCTTTGTCCCTGAAATAGCTAGATGGCAATTTATTGCGAGTCATGCCCATTCTTCGGAAATTGGCACAGTCTTGGATGAGGCTATGCGTGAAATTGAAGAGGATAATCCTAGTCTAGAGAATGTCCTTCCTCAGATCTATGTCAGTCTAGACTTAGATAAGCGAGTTTTAGGGGAATTTGTAGACATTTTTACCAATATTAAAATGTATGAAGGTGAGAATGAAAAAGATATACTTGGGCGTGCTTATGAATATTGTATTGAACAATTTGCGGCATATGAAGGAAAACGAGGTGGTGAGTTTTATACTCCGACCAGCATCGTAAAAACGATTGTAGAAATATTAAAGCCTTATAGAGGCCGTGTTTATGATCCTGCTTGTGGGTTTCGTGTCATAATAATGACACAGGCAAATAGTCAAGTAAATACAAGGATTTTAGACCTTCTACCAAAGTTTAAAATCAAAAAAATGAATAGTGGTTTGCTGTTTAGAGCAGTTATTACGGAAATAAATGTTGTAAACAGTACATCAGCATAAAGGAGGAATTCACATGTCTAAGGTGAAAAAAGACATGATTAAAGCAAAAGGTTTTGCTATTCAAATTTATACTGAAGACTTTAAAAATGACTATATAAGTTTAACGGATATTGAAAGATATAAAAGTGATGAACCATTTATTGTTATTAATAACTGGTTGAGGGGCAAAGACAATATTCAGTTTTTAGGTTTATGAGAATCAATGCATAATCCAGATTTTAAACCTATCGAATTCGATAGGTTTAGAAATGAAGCAGGTAGTAACGCATTTACATTGTCACCACAAAATTGGATTAAAAAGACAAATGCAATAGGTATTGTTTCTAAGTCAGGACGATATGGAGGCACATTTACTCATACTGATATAGCAATGGAATTTGCTTTATGGATTTCGCCAGAATTTAAGCTTTACATTATTCAAGACTATAAAAGACTTAAATCAGATGCAATTAAAGAATATCTCTTAAGAGATCTAACAAACTAGTAATTATCCTATAAATACGCAAGTGAAGCAGATATGCTCAATGTTGCCTTATTTAACAAAAGAGCAAAACAGTGGCAGGAAGAAAAT
This window of the Streptococcus sanguinis genome carries:
- a CDS encoding FtsX-like permease family protein translates to MKRKIYWKDILRSFTSSKGRFLSILILMMLGSLALVGLKVAPPNMRRTATDYLKEQRTMDLAVMADYGLDKADQKELEAIKGADVEFGYLTDVTVDEEALRVFSDTKDISNFQVTSGRLPKNEQEIALASFWSKKYKLGQEIDLTEKAGSRSVLKNKTYKIVGFVNSAELWSDRNLGNATSGSGALSAYAVVSPKVFDTDVYSIARLRYHDLEKLAPFSASYQERLEEHQTALDKSLEDNVAARFKRLEADAKSTIQDGEDKISQAESELSQGKKQLEQAQSQLDQQKSQLAAAQSASILAPDQLSQSRQQIQEAESQLNQKKADLAQAEKDLSTSKDKLAGAKADLSRLKEPAYHSYDRKSLSGGNGYHMYKNSMNSIASIGNIFPVVLYLVAAMVTFTTMTRFVDEERTNAGVFKALGYHSRDIIRKFALYGLVAGSLGTLIGILLGHYFLSGVISSIITRGMVLSAPHAYFYISYSLLALGLSLLSSVLPAYLVARRELTEEAAHLLLPKPPVKGSKIFLERLSFIWRHLSFTQKVTARNIFRYKQRMFMTIFGVAGSVALLFAGLGLQSSIGGIPKRQFEEILRYDLIVAVNPGENQAEQDKLKKMLADGSIADYQEIYSETLTEKYKGKKETESVTLMVTDKENFEPFISLESPDKQQKLTLKDGAVVSDKLARIAGVSPGGSIELDGKSVKLAAVNENHFGHFAFMKATDYQKIYGKKPDKNTYLVRLKDSSSKNIVDKANEFMSLKSVKSVSQNASMVKQFNVLADSLNNTMLILVVISVLLAVVILYNLTNINVAERIRELSTIKVLGFHNKEVTLYIYRETIILSVIGMVVGLLGGFFLHRFLIEKVAPSIISLNPQVSPSVYLFPLTAVTLILTLLGFFVNYRLRRVDMLEALKSVD
- a CDS encoding metallophosphoesterase family protein → MTRKIALLSDVHGNSTALEAVLADAESQQVTDYWFLGDLLLPGTGRRNILDRMEQLHISLQVRGNWEDSLWHALHQKLDLARPSHLYLTRLCHFVLEEIRPEEIDHMQELPLQVLTEVEGMKIAVSHHLPDKNWGRELIHIGEQSDFDRLFEGNDCAIAVYGHIHQQFLRYGTKGQLIINPGSIGQPFFLDSALRQDLRAQYAILEIDETGLADVDLRRVAYDVEQELRLARELHLPYYEIYRESLVNGIHHTHNHDLLREISEREGYANEIAAFLKSSRNS
- a CDS encoding Rrf2 family transcriptional regulator, which encodes MQISSRFTIATHMLIVLALEGKKQKLTSDILAGSVGVNPVIIRKTLSQLNNAGMITVARGTGGAEIAKDLKDISLLDVYSAVECLGKSGQLFSFHDKPNPDCPIGKNIHNVLDDRLAAIQAAMEAELAQTSLDEVVEATEKEIKEQSVSQ
- a CDS encoding VOC family protein, with translation MTFEYESKIYLGEVALYVADLARQKDFYQRVLGLELLEEQDGQVALGRNGQVLVRLLVTSDQQSVKSAYGLYHLALLLPSRQALADILKHLSESKVPMVGGADHGYSEAIYLEDPEGNGIELYRDKPQADWDIREDGRIIGVTEALAAQEIYELGQEVQPFSIAEGTRMGHVHLSVKNSRAASHFYQKLLSLEDKFSVPSASWLASGNYHHHLAVNEWGGSHLNHRQPKQMGLAYFEAQVQGKEELVAIYENALELQAPVRWISSQELEVTDPDGIVAKVKTRVV
- a CDS encoding methylated-DNA--[protein]-cysteine S-methyltransferase, with the protein product MYKTYYASPIGRILILTDANALLGLWLDGQKYFGAGYDLEQAQQEETEVSRRVSAWLDAYFKGENPATDEIPLAPQVTEFRSKVLTVLQKIPYGQTATYSDILRKLQAEYGKIGSARAVGGAIGHNPISLLIPCHRIVGSDGKLTGYAGGLDKKAFLLKLEMGEKTIGWLF